The following proteins come from a genomic window of Panicum hallii strain FIL2 chromosome 8, PHallii_v3.1, whole genome shotgun sequence:
- the LOC112903466 gene encoding uncharacterized protein LOC112903466, giving the protein MEIETSAAPAAALAGDELRRLLAATLSPDKASVDAAAAGLDRAAADPRFPLAILAVAAGDGDQGVRVAAATYLKNFTRRNMEGSLSSSQLYKEFRDQLAQTLLQVEPAILRVLIEAFRQVVEKDFVKDNLWPELIPQLKLVIQSSNLISPGQHPEWNTINALKVLQSVVRPFQYFLNPKVAKEPVPQQLEQIAAEILVPLQLTFHHFADKVLLSPDANKLEYEQLLLITCKCMYFTVRSYMPSRVKQILPSFCKDMYRILDSLDFNSLPEDGAMMRLKIAKRCLVIFCALVTRHRKHADDQMPHIVNCAIKISKQSINLSGLDSLPNRIFSLAFDVISRVLETGPGWRLVSPHFSSLLDSAIFPALALNEKDIAEWEEDTDEYVQKNLPSELDEISGWTEDLFTARKSAINLLGVIALSKGPPVASAASKRKKGDKSKGKSERSSIGELLVIPFLSKFHIPSHGEDASSRAVRNYFGVLMAYGGLQDFLTEKKELTVTLIRNRILPLYSMDPCSPYLISTANWVIGQLAICLPEAMNTSIYHSLMKALTMEDMEDITCYPVCASASGAIAELIENSYAPPDWLILLQTVVKRISTGDENESALLFKLLGTIVEGGQEKVLPHIPEIVSNIANTVMKLLPPVPDPWPQVVEQGFTSLVAMAQAWESSAPDENRKHEKRVWQSGQSSIAQTFSLLLQRAWLLPVEHTENSCSSLPPPSCVNDASVLLEFVMRSVTCMEETARMKVFELVPIWADTIANWDSWEEMEDQEVFNTIKEAINFHQRFDLTGSFLKMLPSLSENGSQSSVIGRVSNFVTRAIAAYPSATWRACSCIHTLLHAPNFSLGTEDARKAIAVSFAQAAFSRFKSISDSPAGIWKPLLLAISSCYICYPDAIEQVLNNYDGNGYTIWASALAQASSSSFSPGLSSESEIKLAVLTLSMVIERLLVLSMGGTKVLQDCYVSLMDSCIQLKELQEDGDNDDDDDGAEDLDDDEEEEDTEDDDEDSEDDDVREETEEEFLERYALAAAGESIEVVEEGDLDEETQDIELGSLDEVDIQQVVLSLMQKQPALQAQTLPDGLIERIAETFPEYKHLCQARRQA; this is encoded by the exons ATGGAGATCGAGACatccgccgcccccgccgccgccctggccGGCGACGAGCTGCGGCGGCTCCTCGCCGCCACCCTCAGCCCCGACAAGGCGTCggtggacgccgccgccgcggggctcGACAGGGCCGCTGCGGACCCGCGCTTCCCCCTCGCaatcctcgccgtcgccgcag GGGATGGTGATCAAGGGGTAAGAGTTGCTGCTGCAACATACTTGAAGAATTTCACCCGGCGCAATATGGAAGGCAGCCTATCTTCATCTCAGCTTTACAAGGAGTTTCGCGACCAACTTGCCCAGACTTTGCTCCAAGTGGAACCTGCAATTCTTCGAGTGCTGATTGAAGCT TTCCGCCAAGTTGTTGAAAAAGATTTTGTCAAGGATAACTTGTGGCCTGAGCTTATCCCTCAGCTGAAACTAGTGATCCAGAGTAGTAATCTTATTAGTCCAGGCCAGCATCCTGAGTGGAATACCATTAATGCTCTCAAAGTACTTCAATCTGTTGTTAGGCCCTTCCAG TATTTCTTGAATCCAAAAGTTGCAAAAGAGCCTGTTCCACAACAATTGGAGCAAATTGCAGCTGAGATTCTTGTACCATTGCAATTGACATTCCATCATTTTGCTGACAAG GTTCTGTTGTCACCCGATGCAAATAAATTGGAATATGAGCAGCTCTTACTCATCACATGCAAATGCATGTATTTCACT GTGAGGTCATACATGCCATCTAGGGTGAAGCAAATTTTGCCTTCCTTTTGCAAAGACATGTACCGTATACTAGATTCTTTGGACTTTAATAGTCTTCCTGAAGATGGAGCTATGATGAGGCTCAAGATTGCAAAGAGATGCCTCGTTATATTTTGCGCACTTGTTACTCGTCACCGGAAGCATGCAGATGA CCAGATGCCACATATTGTCAACTGCGCAATCAAAATATCAAAACAAAGCATTAATTTAAGT GGACTCGACTCTCTCCCCAACCGGATTTTTTCATTAGCATTTGATGTGATTTCTCGAGTTTTGGAAACAGGACCA GGGTGGCGACTTGTTTCACCACATTTTTCTTCACTTCTGGATTCAGCAATTTTTCCAGCATTAGCATTGAATGAGAAG GATATAGCAGAGTGGGAGGAAGATACTGATGAGTATGTGCAAAAGAATCTTCCCTCTGAACTT GATGAAATTTCAGGGTGGACTGAGGATTTATTCACTGCAAGGAAAAGTGCAATCAATTTACTTGGTGTTATAGCGCTGTCAAAG GGTCCACCAGTTGCATCTGCAGCATCCAAGCGCAAGAAAGGTGATAAAAGTAAAGGAAAATCAGAAAGGAGCTCCATTGGGGAGTTATTGGTCATCCCATTCCTGTCAAAATTTCATATACCTTCCCATGGCGAAGATGCATCATCAAGGGCCGTGCGGAA TTATTTTGGTGTTTTAATGGCATATGGAGGCCTCCAAGAT TTTCTGACTGAGAAGAAAGAGCTGACAGTTACATTGATCAGGAATCGGATTCTTCCATTGTATTCAATGGATCCATGCAGCCCATATTTAATTTCAACAGCTAATTGGGTTATTGGACAGCTTGCGATATGCCTACCAGAG GCAATGAACACTAGTATTTATCATTCCTTAATGAAGGCATTGACCATGGAGGACATGGAGGACATAACATGCTATCCAGTTTGTGCCTCTGCTTCTGGTGCCATTGCAGAACTAATCGAG AACAGTTATGCTCCACCTGACTGGCTCATTCTTTTGCAAACGGTTGTGAAAAGAATAAGTACTGGAGATGAAAACGAGTCTGCTCTTTTGTTTAAACTTCTGGGCACTATAGTTGAGGGTGGACAAGAAAAAGTTCTGCCTCATATTCCTGAAATTGTGTCTAATATTGCCAATACTGTAATGAAGCTTCTGCCCCCTGTTCCAGATCCCTGGCCTCAG GTTGTTGAACAGGGTTTTACCTCACTGGTAGCAATGGCTCAAGCTTGGGAGAGCTCTGCGCCAGATGAAAACAGGAAACATGAAAAGAGGGTCTGGCAGTCAGGCCAGTCTTCTATTGCTCAAACATTTTCGTTACTGCTACAAAGAGCTTGGTTGTTGCCAGTTGAGCATACG GAGAACTCTTGTTCGTCATTGCCACCTCCATCATGTGTAAATGATGCCTCTGTATTACTTGAGTTTGTCATGAGGTCTGTGACTTGCATGGAAGAAACTGCAAGGATGAAGGTCTTTGAGCTAGTACCTATATGGGCTGACACTATTGCTAACTGGGACTCCTGGGAGGAGATGGAGGATCAGGAAGTTTTCAACACAATTAAGGAAGCCATCAATTTCCACCAAAGATTTGACCTCACCGGTTCCTTCCTGAAAATGCTTCCTTCGCTGTCTGAAAATGGTTCACAAAGTTCAGTCATTGGCCGGGTGTCTAATTTTGTGACCAGGGCGATTGCAGCCTACCCATCTGCTACATGGAGGGCATGCTCATGCATCCATACACTATTGCACGCTCCAAACTTCTCCCTTGGAACTGAAGATGCTAGAAAGGCTATTGCTGTATCCTTTGCGCAAGCAGCATTTTCCCGTTTCAAGTCTATATCTGACAGTCCTGCGGGGATATGGAAACCACTATTGTTGGCAATTTCATCATGCTACATTTGCTATCCAGATGCCATTGAACAAGTCTTAAACAACTATGATGGTAATGGCTATACGATTTGGGCATCTGCATTGGCACAAGCATCAAGCAGCTCATTCAGTCCTGGCCTGTCATCTGAATCCGAGATCAAATTAGCTG TGCTAACACTATCAATGGTGATTGAGCGTCTCTTGGTCCTTTCCATGGGTGGCACCAAAGTGTTGCAAGACTGCTATGTATCATTGATGGATTCTTGCATTCAGCTTAAGGAACTTCAGGAGGATGGGGATaatgacgacgatgatgatggcGCTGAAGatcttgatgatgatgaagaggaggaagaCACTGAAGATGACGATGAG GATTCGGAGGATGATGATGTGCGAGAAGAGACGGAAGAGGAATTCCTTGAAAGATATGCACTGGCGGCTGCAGGTGAGTCGATCGAGGTTGTCGAGGAAGGAGATCTGGATGAGGAAACACAAGACATTGAATTGG GTTCTCTGGATGAAGTGGACATACAACAAGTGGTCCTTTCTCTGATGCAGAAGCAACCTGCACTGCAGGCCCAAACGTTGCCAGATGGTCTAATTGAGAGAATTGCAGAGACGTTTCCTGAGTACAAACATCTGTGCCAAGCTCGTCGACAAGCTTAG
- the LOC112903433 gene encoding ATP-citrate synthase alpha chain protein 2-like, with the protein MARKKIREYDSKRLLKENLKRLAGIDLTILSAQIAQSTDFAELVSQQPWLSTTKLVVKPDMLFGKRGKSGLVALNLDFDQVKEFVKERLGVEVEMGGCKAPITTFIVEPFVPHDQEYYLSIVSERLGSTISFSECGGIEIEENWDKVKTVFLPTEKPMTPDACAPLIATLPLEARGKIGDFIKGVFAVFQDLDFSFMEMNPFTMVNGEPYPLDMRGELDDTAAFKNFKKWGAIEFPLPFGRVLSPTESFIHELDEKTSASLKFTVLNPKGRIWTMVAGGGASVIYADTVGDLGYASELGNYAEYSGAPKEEEVLHYARVVLDCATADPDGRKRALLIGGGIANFTDVAATFNGIIRALREKESKLKASRMHIYVRRGGPNYQSGLAKMRKLGAELSIPIEVYGPEATMTGICKQAIECIMAAA; encoded by the exons ATGGCGCGCAAGAAGATCCGGGAGTACGACTCCAAGCGCCTCCTCAAGGAGAACCTCAAGCGCCTCGCCGGCATCGACCTCACCATCCTCTCCGCCCAG ATCGCACAATCAACAGACTTCGCAGAGCTTGTGAGCCAGCAGCCATGGCTGTCAACCACAAAGTTGGTCGTGAAGCCCGATATGCTGTTTGGGAAGCGTGGCAAGAGTGGCCTAGTGGCCCTCAACCTTGATTTTGATCAAGTCAAGGAGTTTGTCAAGGAGCGGTTGGGAGTCGAG GTTGAGATGGGTGGCTGCAAGGCTCCAATCACGACCTTCATTGTTGAGCCATTTGTGCCCCATGATCAAGAGTATTACCTATCGATTGTGTCAGAGAGGCTGGGCAGCACCATCAGCTTCTCAGAGTGTGGAGGGATTGAGATTGAGGAGAACTGGGACAAGGTTAAGACTGTTTTTCTTCCAACTGAGAAGCCAATGACACCAGACGCATGCGCTCCCTTGATCGCCACCCTTCCATTGGAG GCACGCGGAAAAATTGGTGACTTCATCAAAGGAGTGTTTGCTGTCTTCCAAG ACTTGGACTTCTCATTTATGGAGATGAACCCATTTACCATGGTGAATGGGGAGCCATATCCTCTGGACATGAGAGGAGAACTAGATGATACAGCAGCTTTCAAGAACTTCAAGAA GTGGGGAGCTATTGAATTCCCTCTACCATTTGGAAGAGTACTGAGCCCTACAGAAAGTTTCATCCATGAACTAGATGAGAAG ACAAGCGCCTCTCTGAAGTTTACAGTTTTGAACCCAAAGGGACGCATCTGGACAATGGTTGCTGGAGGTGGTGCTAGTGTCATATACGCTGATACT GTTGGAGATTTGGGGTATGCTTCAGAGCTTGGAAACTATGCAGAGTATAGTGGTGCTCCCAAGGAGGAGGAGGTTCTGCATTATGCTAGAGTCGTACTTGAT TGTGCAACTGCTGATCCCGATGGTCGTAAGAGGGCACTTCTCATTGGAGGTGGCATTGCTAACTTCACTGATGTGGCTGCCACATTCAATGGCATCATCCGGGCCTTAAGAGAGAAG GAATCCAAGTTGAAGGCATCAAGGATGCACATTTATGTTCGCCGAGGTGGCCCGAATTACCAATCTGGACTGGCTAAAATGCGTAAGCTTGGTGCAGAGCTCAGCATTCCTATTGAG GTGTATGGGCCAGAAGCGACGATGACAGGAATCTGCAAACAAGCAATTGAATGCATCATGGCTGCAGCATAA
- the LOC112902738 gene encoding putative 12-oxophytodienoate reductase 11 → MEATPLLTPYKMGKFNLAHRVVLAPVTRCRSYENLAQPHNTLYYQQRAAPGVLLIAEASAVSETATGYPRVPGLWSDDQVEAWKPVVDAVHAKGAFFFCQLWHTGRNDHSPTTGTAEFDDGAPPRLETDEIPQMVTDFRVAARNAIRAGFDGVEIHAANGLLVNQFWFFLDIGRVDSSQPLRLDRHTTDGLSDGGSSSLENRCRRLAADVVAAVVDEVGAHRVGVRLSPFAGGDTDSTDAAEARALHLVRSMDRLGVLYCHVVEPRTRANGKKPAIPHRLSPFREAFRGTFIVNGGYDREEGDRAVSRGYADLVSYGRLFLANPDLPERFRKKAELNRYDRSTFYTSDPVVGYTDYPFLGQETQVA, encoded by the exons ATGGAGGCGACTCCTCTCCTGACCCCTTACAAGATGGGCAAATTCAACCTCGCGCACAG GGTTGTTCTCGCGCCGGTGACGCGCTGCAGGTCGTACGAGAACCTGGCGCAGCCGCACAACACGCTCTACTaccagcagcgggcggcgccgggcgtCCTCCTCATCGCCGAGGCCAGCGCGGTGTCGGAGACGGCGACGGGGTACCCGCGTGTGCCCGGGCTCTGGAGCGACGACCAGGTGGAGGCCTGGAAGCCCGTCGTGGATGCGGTGCACGCCAAGGGCGCCTTCTTCTTCTGCCAGCTCTGGCACACAGGCCGCAACGACCACTCACCCACCACTGGCACTGCTG agtttgatgATGGGGCCCCTCCAAGGCTTGAAACGGATGAGATACCACAAATGGTGACAGACTTCCGGGTCGCAGCAAGAAATGCCATCAGAGCCG GTTTCGACGGTGTGGAGATCCACGCTGCCAACGGGCTCCTCGTCAACCAGTTCTGGTTTTTTTTAGACATTGGACGAGTGGATTCTTCCCAGCCTCTGCGTCTGGACCGGCATACCACGGACGGGCTCAgtgacggcggcagcagcagcctgGAAAatcgctgccgccgcctcgccgccgatgTCGTAGCCGCCGTGGTGGACGAGGTCGGCGCGCACCGTGTCGGCGTGCGCCTCTCCCCGTTCGCCGGCGGCGACACGGACTCCACCGACGCCGCGGAGGCCCGCGCCCTGCACCTGGTCCGCTCCATGGACAGGCTCGGCGTCCTTTACTGCCACGTGGTGGAGCCGAGGACGCGCGCCAACGGCAAGAAGCCGGCGATCCCGCACCGCCTGTCGCCGTTCAGGGAGGCGTTCAGGGGCACGTTCATCGTGAACGGAGGGTACGACCGGGAGGAAGGGGACAGGGCGGTGAGCCGAGGGTACGCTGACCTCGTCTCGTACGGGCGGCTGTTCCTGGCGAACCCTGACCTGCCGGAGAGGTTCAGGAAGAAGGCGGAGCTGAACAGGTATGACAGGAGCACGTTTTACACCTCTGATCCGGTGGTTGGGTACACGGACTACCCGTTTCTTGGGCAGGAGACACAGGTGGCATAG